From Carassius auratus strain Wakin chromosome 10, ASM336829v1, whole genome shotgun sequence, a single genomic window includes:
- the LOC113109752 gene encoding placenta-specific gene 8 protein-like — protein sequence MTTVVVQMPTKSGWNSGICDCYQDLNSCCYAYWCFPCFTCTTTGDFGESTCLPLLDILGPGIMAAVGVPVCVPPVSLGMRVAVRHKYDIEGSICEDIMVTCCCIWCSWCQMSREIKARKQTVSVQTTHPMIQPIPMATTTQVISTQQSAGVINVAPVAFDPAVQMAPITSVTTVVK from the exons ATGACAACTGTAGTTGTGCAGATGCCTACGAAGAGTGGCTGGAATTCAGGAATATGTGACTGTTACCAGGACTTGAATTCTT GCTGCTATGCGTACTGGTGCTTTCCTTGCTTTACCTGCACCACCACTGGGGATTTTGGGGAAAGCACCTGTCTGCCTCTGCTGGACATACTCGGGCCAGGCATCATGGCAGCAGTCGGGGTTCCAGTATGTGTGCCACCTGTGTCTCTGGGGATGAGGGTTGCAGTTCGCCACAAATATGATATTGAG GGCAGTATCTGTGAGGACATCATGGTGACTTGCTGTTGCATCTGGTGTTCCTGGTGTCAGATGAGTAGAGAAATTAAAGCACGCAAACAAACGGTCTCTGTACAGACAACACATCCCATGATTCAACCCATTCCAATGGCAACCACCACACAAGTTATCTCTACACAGCAGTCAGCTGGAGTGATCAATGTGGCACCGGTAGCATTTGATCCTGCAGTCCAGATGGCACCAATTACATCTGTCACAACAGTTGTTAAATAG